The sequence AGCCTTTTTTTTGCAAAATTAAAAAATATTGGGGGGCAGGATAAATTTACTTTTCTGGGGTTTGTAATGGCAGCAATATTTTTGACTTTTTCTGCGCAATTCAGCGGTGACCTGAATGATAATCGACGTATCTGGTTTTTTCTCGGGCTGGCTTTGGCAAGTTTGGAAATATATTTAAAAAACGCGAAAAATCTTTATAATGACAGATATCAAACGTCAAATAATTAAAAATTCGCTTTCGATCTACATTGGCAAAGCATTAAGTTTAGGTATTTCTTTTTTTGTTTTTATTTCGATTGCAAATTATTTAGGGGATGTAAACTTTGGAAAATTATCCACAGCCATTACCTATATCTCTGCTTTTGATTTTTTAGCAAATTTTGGTATTAATCAAATTATTATCCGCGAACTAGCGGCAAATCGGTTCAAGTATGAAAAAGTTATTGCCTCTGGGCTCATAATCAAGCTGGCAGTTACCTTTTTCGCTTTTGGACTCAGTCTTTTTCTTTTAATATTTCTAAATTATACACCCGAAATAGTAGTAGCGATTATCATTATATCCTTCAATCTATTTCTTTCTTCCAAACTTTCCTCAACCCGAACCATTTTTGAGACGGTGTTTCAAGCAAGGCTTGATATGGCTTTTCCTATGTTTTTTGTTGTCTTGGATAATATTCTTTTTGCAGCAGCGTTTTATTATTCAAGATCACATTTTTCTCTTTCAATGTTGCAGATAGCAATTATTTATACGTTCACGAATTTACCAGGTTTTTTAGCTATTATTTATCTTTTTTTTCGAGAGGTAAAGCCGGAATTAGCCGGAACTTGGGAATTAACTTTGAAGCTTTTTCGTGAGAGCGTTCCGCTTGCTGTATATTTGTTCTTTTCAATTCTTAGTACAAAAGTCGATATATTGATGTTGTCACACCTGGCCTCAGAATCCGAAGTCGGTATATATTCTGCAGCCGTTAGGCTTGTTTATCCTTTAATGTTTTTTTCTACTTCATTTACCCTGTCCTTGTTTCCTTTACTTGCTAAATATTATGGACAAAATGAGGCAAAATTTAATAGTATTTTCTTTTCAGGAGTTAAAATTGTCGCTCTGCTCGCAATAATAATCAGCATGCCTTTAACAATTAAAGCTGAAAATATTTTTAAAACTTTATATATAAAAGAGTATTGGTCAGGAATAATACCTTTTCAAATATTAATAATAACCTTGGGATTTAGCTTTTTTAATTTTTACTTTATTGATTTATTAATTGCAATAAAGCAACAAAAAGCATTGACTTACCTTTTAGGAGCAATCTTGATGATTAATGTTCTTTTAAATTTGCTCCTAATTCCAAAATATAGTTTTTTAGGATCCAGCATGGCTCGATTAGTTTGTGCCGTTTTGTTATTCATTATGTTAATTCGGGTGCTAAAACATTATTTAAAAATTTCTAAAATATTAAATATAAATATTATTTTATTTACAATTACTTTTAGCTTTTTTCAAATAATTATTCGAAACTTGAGCTTGTCTTTATATTTTCTGGTTTGTACTTTCTTGTTTGTTTCTTTAATCTTCCTGTTCCGCGTTTTTAAAATTACTGAGGCAAAGCAACTAGTTTATCTAATTACTAAGGAAAAGATAAAATTTTAGCCATTTCATGAGGAGCGGCTCATGCGAGTAGATTTTGTCGACCTTAAAGCACAGTACAAATCGATTAAAGAAGAAATTGACTCGGCAATCAGTAAAGTTTTGGAGAGTGCAGCTTTTGCTGCAGGACCTTTCGTTAAATCTTTTGAAGAACATTTTGCTGAGCAACAAGGCGTAAAATATTGCGTGGGAGTCAATTCAGGAACTGCGGCATTACATGCTGCAATGATGGTTCTTGACGTTAAAGCTGGTGATGAAGTCATCGTACCTGCCAATACATTTTTTGCTACTCCTGAAGCTGTTTCTCTTGCCGGAGCGACGCCGGTATTTGTCGATTGTGATCCTTTATTTTATAATTTAGATGTAGATAAAATCGAAGCTGCGATTTCACCCCGTACCAAAGCCATAATTGCTGTTCATCTTTATGGTCAACCAGCCAGAGTCGATAAAATAAAACAAATCGCAGAAAAACACGGCTTATTTTTAATTGAAGACTGTGCTCAGGCACATTTGGCAACTTTAAATGGGCAGCCCGTAGGGACTTTTGGCGTCATGGGATGTTTCAGCTTCTATCCGGGAAAAAACTTGGGCGCATATGGAGAGGGCGGAGCCGTTGTAACCGACGATGAAAAAATTTATCAAAAACTAATGATGTTTCGCGATCATGGAATGGCAACCAAGTATAAGCATGAGATTATCGGTCATAACTATCGAATGGAGGGACTACAGGGAGCGATCCTGGATGTAAAGCTTAAATACTTGGAGCAATGGACAGAAATTCGCCGAAAGAACGCCGAGCTTTATCGTCATTACCTAAAAGATATAGAGGAAATTGAATTGCCGACTGAAATGGAAGGGGCAAAACATGTGTACCATCTTTATGTGATCCGAACCGAAAGGCGTGATGAATTGCAAAAATATTTAGCTGATAATAATATCTTTACTGGAATTCATTATCCCATCCCCTGCCACCTGCAGAATGCCTACAAAAACTTGGGCTACAAAAAAGGCGACTTTCCGATTACAGAGAGCTATGCTGAAAGACTCCTTTCTCTACCCATGTCAGAACAGTTAAAGGAAGAGCAAATCGCGTATGTTGCAGAAACAATCAAAAAATTTTGGAAATCATGAAAAGTGGTCGCCAGAAAATATTGATGCTGCTTCAAAGCGATTTCCCGCCTGATATTCGCGTGTCAAAAGAGATCAAAGCCTTATCTAAGGCGGGGTATACACTTTTTTTGCTTTGCAACAATAATAAAAATTTGCCGGAAAAAGAAAAAATTGATAGTGCTCAAGTACTACGCTTACCCAGATTGAATTTTCTACCGCAAAAGGCGGCTAAACTATTGCGAATGCCGTTTTTTTTTAATCCATTATGGATCTATTTAATTTTAAAAATAATAAGAAAAGAGCGAATCGATGTCATCCATGTGCACGATCTGCCCCTCGCTCCTTTAGCAATAGGAGTCGGAAAATTAACTTCTCTTTCTGTTGTTTACGATATGCATGAAAACTATCCCGCTGCAATGGCGATTTGGGCCAAGAGGCTCTCTTGGCTTGAAAGACAAATTAAAAATACCATCATTGCACAAAAGCTGAATCGATTTGCGATAAAACATGCAGAAAGAATTATTGTGGTGGTGGAGGAACATAGGGACAAGCTCATTAAAGAGGGTGTTTCTCCAAATAAATTGGCGGTTGTGGGGAATACCGTAGATGTTCAGGAATTTCTTGGCCTTCCGATAGATACGGAAATCATTGATCGATTCAAATCTTTTTTTACCATTCTGTATATAGGTTCTTTTGCCGTCGACCGTGGATTAGAAACTGCCATCTTGGCAATGAAATACCTTAAGGACAAAATCCCTAACGTCCGACTATTATTAGTCGGCAGCGGAAAGAATCTTGAGGAGCTTCAACAATTAACTAAAAATGAAAATCTTGAAGCTTGGGTAGAGTTCATCGATTGGGTACCGTTTAAAAAGGTACCTTCCTTCGTTAGTGCTGCAAAAGTTTGTATTATTCCTCAACCTTCCAATTCTGCAAACGATTCGACCATACCCCATAAGTTGTTTCAATATATGCTGCTTGAAAAACCGGTTCTGGTCTCTGATGCCGCTCCTCTTAAACGGATTGTTGAAGAATGCAAATGCGGCAAAGTTTTTCGTTCCGATGATCCCAAACATTTTTCGGATATGATTCAAACCCTTTATGAATCTTCAGAATCTTACGGTGCTAATGGAAAGAGATGGGTAGAGAAAAAATATAATTGGGAAAATACTTCTAAAAATTTAATTACATTATATTCTTCGATATCCTAAGGAGGAGATTGTGAAGACTGCTGTCATAGGACTTGGTTATTGGGGGCCCAATTTAGTAAGGAATCTTTTTGAAACCAATTTGTGCGAAGAAATTTATTGTTGTGATCTAGACGAGTCTAAGCTCAAAAAAATACAATCTCGATATCCTTCAATAAAGATAACAACCGATGTCAATGAAATTNNNNNNNNNNGCGGGTAAGCATGTTTTTGTTGAAAAGCCGTTTACAGCCTCATCATACGAAGCCGAGGAATTGATCGCTCTGGCAAGATCCCGTAACCGTGTTATTATGGTTGGGCACACTTTTGAATACAGCCCTCCTGTATTGAAAATCAAAGAGCTTATTGACAATGGGGCACTGGGAAAGATCTATTACATCAGCGCTTCACGTGTAAATCTTGGATTGCATCAAAAAGATGTCAGTGTGATATGGGATCTTGCTCCTCATGACTTTTCATCTATTTTTTTCTGGCTTAATGAAGAACCTTTTCGCATTTCAGCAATGGGAAAGGCTTATGTGCAAAAGAATATTCCTGATGTTGCATTTATTAATTTAGAGTTTCCCTCCGGTTGCATAGCAAATGTACAAGTCAGTTGGCTGTCTCCAAGCAAGCTGCGTAGAACTACTATCGTCGGCAGCGAAAAAATGCTTGTTTACGATGATACCGAAAATTTTGAAAAGGTCAAAATTTACGATAAAGGAGTAAATTATAAGGATCCGGAGACTTTCGGTGAGTATCAGTTGAGTTATCGAACAGGTGATGTAATAAGTCCGCATTTGGATACCTATGAGCCTCTCAATAAAGAAATGTTCCATTTTATTGAGTGCTGCAAAAAGAACCTTCGACCAAAGACTGATGGAGAAAACGGATTACGCGTAGTCAGAGCGCTTGAAGCAGCTGAAAAATCAATGCGGGAAAGCGGAACCATTGTGGAGCTGATGAGACCATGAAACGAGAGGAATACAAAATTGATCCGAACTGCATTGTTTATGATAATGTGAAGATCGGAGAAGGAAGTTGGATACAAGGACCCTGCGTAATTGGGAAACCGCCAAGAGGAAAAAATGCTGGGGAACTGGAGCTGATTATTGGAAAGAATGCCGTTATTCGTCCCTTTACGACTATTTACGCCGGATCGGTTTTGGGGGACAGAATCCAAACGGGACAAGGCGCTTCTATACGAGAGGATAATGTAATCGGAGACGATGTCAGCGTCGGAACCAACGCGGTTTTAGAATTCGGCAACCGAATTGGTAATCGGGTTCGTATTCATTCTCTTTGCTTTCTGGAAATGGTAACCATAGAAGACGACGTTTTTATCGGCCCCAATGTTGTTTTTACGGATGACCCGCACCCTATGAAATGTGAACGTTACTTAGAGTGCTTGGGCGGTGTAACGGTTAAACGGCTCGCTAAAATCGGAGCTAATTCCACTATATTGCCGGGGGTTACAATTGGAGAAAACGCGTTAGTGGGAGCCGGTTCTGTGGTCACTAAAGACGTTCCAGACAACATGGTAGTGGCCGGAGTGCCCGCAAGAATTATTAAACGAGTCGATGAATTGAAGTGTTACCCCGGTTTCTATGAAAGACCTTATGTTTGGCCTCCTTATCAAAAGTAAGAGGGAATATTGAACCAATCTATTGATTCATCTTTGCCTCTGGTTTCGATCGTTATCCCCATGCTTAATGAGGCTGGGGCAATTGAGCGGTGTATCAATTCCATCCTCCATCAAGATTATCCGCTCGAAAAGATTGAGATTATCGTTGTCGACGGGTTATCTACGGACGGTTCAAGGGAGCAGGTACAAGCTCTTGCTTCAAAAAATCCTAATATTCGTTTGCTGGATAACCCGAAAAAGCGGACGCCTATATCTCTCAACATCGGCGCTCGAAATGCAAAGGGCAGTGTGGTCATCATCCTCGGCGCACACACGAAAATTAAGCAAGATTTCGTTCGCCTTAATATTTATTACATGAACAAGCTCGGCGTCAAGTGCACCGGCGGGACACAAATTAATGTGGGTGAAAGCTTTTTTCAACGTGCAGTCGGTTTGGCCATGGGCTCTTTTTTCGGCATCCCAAGCGCTCCTTATCGGTTTTTCCCCAAGGCGAGGTATGTCGATACAGTTGTTTATGCAGCCTATAAAAAAGAACTTTTTGATGAAATAGGTTATTTTGATGAAGAGCTGCACATTTCAGAAGATGCTGAATTTAATTGGCGAATTCGAAAAGCAGGTTACGAGATTTATTACACCCCTGAAATCGTTTCCTACTATTATCCACGCAAAACTATCGGTAAACTCTTTAAGCAATTTTTTAATTACGGCATTTTGCGGGTGAATGTAATTAAAAAACATAAAGATGCTTTTAAATTGATTCATATAATACCTCCCTTAATGCTCTTTACTTTTATTTTATCTTTAGGCCTTTCTGCTGTTATGCCCAACATGCTTTGGCCTATCTGCATATTGAGCGGTTTTTATTTGTTTTATTTGCTGGGCGGGGCTTTATATACATGCGCAAGCCGTCGAGCATGGCAATATGCGTTCATCTTGCCGGTTATTTTTTTTATTATGCACATTAGTTGGGCATTAGGATTTTGGGTGGGGATATTCAAAACGTACAAGTGAAATGTCAAAACGAAACGAAACTTTTTTTCTTCTTTCGATTGATTTTATTGCCATTAATTTAGCATTCTTTATATTTGTCCATTTGCGCAGCTCGGCGAAATTGTTCGTCGAAAAAGATCCTCTTTTCCTTTTTCAATTGGCCTTTATCCTTTACCTTTTCTGGTTCATTCTTTTCGTCTTTAACGGATTATATCAGTCCTGGTACACCAAATCTCGCTTGGATGAGCTGATTGCGGTTTTTAAAAGCGTCAGCTTCGGCATTTTTGTCATCTTTCTTCTCACTTTCGAGCCGCAGCAGGATCTTACGGTAAAGCCTACACTCGGCCGAATGATGATCCTCAGCTATTGGTTTTCAATGCTGGTTTTTGTCGGCGGCGGAAGGATGGCGCTGCATACGGTTCAGCGCAAATTGCTTGAAGCCGGTTACGGTCAGCGCAATACGCTCATCATCGGCTGGAACCCTTCGGCGTGGGCTTTAGCCGACAAGATCAAAAAATATCCCGCCTTGGGTTATCGGGTCGTCGGCTTTGTGAATCCCGATAAAAAAAAGGAAGAACAGGGCGAATACAACGGAGTGCCGCTGCTGGGCAACATCAAGCAGCTGGCCGAGCTGGTGGAGCAATATCGAGTAACGGAGACGATTCTCTCCTTGGGCAAGACGGCCCCCAAAAAGGTCATCGAGGTGATCGACGCCTGCGAAGAATTGCCCGTGCATATCAAGATCGAACCGGATTTGTACAATATCGTTCTCGGCCAGGCGCGGACCCAGCAGATCTACGGTTTTCCGCTCATCGAAATACACCCGGAGCTGATGCCGGCCTGGGAGAAAAGAGCCAAGCGGCTGATCGATATTCTCTTTAGCCTTATCGGCATTATTCTCCTTTCCCCGATCATGCTGCTGTTTGCCGTGCTCATCAAACTGGATTCTCCCGGACCGGTCTTTTTCAAACAAAAACGGGTGGGCAAAAACGGCAGAATCTTTGTCATTTACAAGTTCCGCTCCATGATCAAAGATGCGGAGCGCTATACCGGGCCGATTTGGGCGGGCAAAGCCGATCCGCGCGTCACGCGCGTCGGGCGATTCATGCGCAAGACGCGCATTGACGAGTTTCCGCAGCTGTTCAACGTACTTTTGGGTGATATGAGCATCGTCGGGCCGCGGCCGGAACGCCCCTATTTCGTCGATAAGCTCAAGCGCAAATATCCTCTTTACATGCGCCGGTTCAAGGTCAAGCCCGGCATTACCGGGTGGGCGCAGGTTAAGGGCAAATACGACACCACCCTTGAGGAGGCAAAAGAAAAGCTTGATTATGACCTCTACTATATCGATAATATCTCATTGCGGTTAGATTTCCGGATCATGTTTTATACGATTTTCGTCATGCTGCGGTTCAAGGGACAATAATGCGAGGAATACATGCTGGATCTCAAGTTTATTCGGGAAAACCCTGAAATCGTCCGTAAAGCCATTCGCGACAAACGGGCAACCGTCGATTTGGATGCATTTTTGGCGTTGGATGCGCGGCGCCGTGAATTGATCGGCAAAGTGGAATCGGCTCGGGCCGAGCAAAACAAAGTTACGCAGCAGATCAGCGTTATGAAAAAGGCCGGACAGGACGCCTCGGCGGTCATCGCCGAAATGGGGCGTCTCTCGGACGAGATTCGCGTCATGAATGACGAGCTGCGTCGCGTCGAGGCAGAGCTTTATGAACTGCATATCCGTATTCCGAATATTCCGCACGAATCGGTTCCGGTCGGCACGGAAAAGGACAATGTGGTGGTCAAGCAGTGGGGCGAGCTGCCGAAGCTCGATTTCAAGCCGCTGCCGCATTGGGAGATCGCCGAGAAACTGGGGCTCATCGATTTCGCGCGCGCCTCGCGCATGTCGGGCTCCTTTTTCGTCAGCTATCGCGGATTGGGCGCCAAACTGGAAAGGGCGCTCATCAATTTCATGATCGATCTGCACGTGGGAAAGCACGGCTATACTGAGGTGTTCCCGCCTTTTGTCGTCAAGCGCGAGGCCATGTTCGGCACCGGTCAGCTGCCCAAACTCGAAGAGGACATGTATCGCTGCGAGCTGGACGATCTGTTTCTCATTCCCACCGCTGAAGTTCCCGTCACCAATCTTCATCGCGAAGAGGTGTTGGAGGGTGATGAACTGCCGATCAAATACACTGCCTACACGCCCTGTTTTCGGCGCGAGGCCGGTGCCTACGGCAAAGACACGCGCGGACTCATGCGCATCCATCAGTTCGATAAGGTGGAAATGGTCAAGTTTGTCAAACCGGAGACTTCGTGGGACGAACTGGAGTCGCTGTTGCGGGATGCCGAGGAAGTGCTGCAGCTTCTCGAGCTGCCCTATCGCGTGGTGACCTTGGCTACCGGCGACCTCAGCTTCTCGGCAGCCAAATGCTACGATATCGAGGTCTATGCGGCCGGACTCGATCGGTGGCTGGAAGTCTCTTCGTGCAGCAATTTTACCGACTTTCAGGCCAGGCGAGCCAACATTCGTTTCCGCCGCGAAAAAGGCGCTAAACCTGAGTACGTCCACACCCTCAACGGCTCCGGCATTGCTCTGCCGCGCACGGTCATTGCCATTTTGGAAAACTATCAGACCGATGAAGGAAGAGTAATAGTCCCCAAAGTTCTGCGGCCGTATATGGGCGTCGACCTCATCAAGTGAGCAAAAACTATGAACCGCATCATTCGCACAATCGGTATCATTTCGGATACCCACGGCGCCGTGCCGAGAGCCGTCTATGATCTTTTCAAAGACGTCGATGAAATCATTCACGCCGGTGATATTGATAATCCGGAGGTCCTCGAAGAGCTGCGTAATATCGCGCCGGTAACCGCCGTGCACGGCAATATGGATGCCGTCTCGTTAAAAACTTCCCTGCCGCGCTCCCTCGACTTTGAAGCCTACGGTTTTCGTTTCCTCGTTGATCATGTCGATCCGGTAAAAACCTTCGACGGGCGGCCTACGATTTGTATTGCCGGACATACTCATCAGCCGATCGTTGACAAGAGCGATCAGGTTCTATATATTAATCCGGGCTCAGCCGTACGACCCAAGGCGGGACATAAGCCGAGCGTGGCGGTCTTGAAATTATCGAGCGACGGCAATGCCGAAGCAGAGATCCTCTATTTTGAAAAGGACGAATGACGTTTCTCGACAAATTGACCGAAACGGTCCGGAGACAGCAATCGCTGCTATGCATCGGATTGGATAGCGAATTGTCCAAGTTGCCCGCGCATTTGCGCAGCGTGGACGAACCGCTTTTTGCTTTTAACAAAGCCGTCATCGACGCTACGGCTGAATTTGCCGCTGCATTTAAGGTTAATCTTGCTTTTTACGAGGCCTACGGACTTGAAGGGTGGAGCGCGCTGAAGAAAACGTTCAGCTATCTCCCCAAGCATGTTATCCGCATTGCCGACGCGAAACGCGGCGACATCGGCAACACGGCGCGCCTCTATGCGCAAGCCCTGTTCGAGGAGCTTGATGCGGACGCCGTTACGGTCAATCCCTACATGGGAAGCGATTCGGTCGATCCGTTTCTGCAACGGGAAGAAAAGGGCGTATTTGTACTTTGTCTGACTTCAAATGCGGGCAGCGCCGACTTTCAACGTTTCAGCGACGGCAGTCGGCAGCTCTATGAAAAGGTAGCACTCAATGTTCGGGAGTGGAACGTGCGCGGAAACTGCGGGCTGGTGGTCGGAGCAACGCATCCGCTGGAATTGGCGCATGTGCGTAAATTGGTGCCGGACCTGCCGCTGCTGATTCCCGGCATCGGCGCCCAAGGAGGAGACGTGCAGGCATCTGTTGCAGCCGTGGAAGAGACGTCCGGAGCTCCGGTTCTTTTCAATTCCAGCCGGGCGATCCTTTACGCTTCGAGCGGCGCGGACTTTGCCGAAGCCGCCGCCCAAGCAGCTCGACAGACACGCGATCTTTTAAACAAATTCAGGAAAACAAATCATTTTTGAGGGTGTGAGGACTATGCGGAAAGAAAGAGCCTTGGAAATTTTCGAAAGCACGGGTGCGCTGTTGACGGGTCATTTTTTGCTGAGCTCGGGGCTGCACAGTCCGCAATACTTTCAATGCGCCAAAGTTCTTCAGTATCCTAACTACGCCGAGTTGTTCTGTCTGGAGATCGTGAAGAATTTCAAAGGGGAAAAAATCGACTGCGTCATTTCTCCTGCGATCGGCGGAATCGTCGTCGGCCAGGAATGCGCCAGACTCTTGAACTGCCGCGCCATGTTTGCCGAACGGGAAAACGGCGTGATGAGCCTGCGGCGGGGCTTTGAGCTTAAACACGATGAGCGGGTGCTGGTGGTCGAGGACGTCGTTACTACCGGCGGATCCGTGCAGGAGATTCTAGAGCTTGTACAAGGCGCCGGCGCCGAGGCGGTCGGTGTGGGATTTATCGTCGACCGCAGCAACGGCAAGCGGCTGTTCGACGTGCCGGCATTTTCGGTCTTTCGCATGGACGTCGTCGTCTACCAGCCTGATAACTGTCCTTTGTGTGACGAGGGTATACCCATCGTCAAACCGGGGAGCAGAAAACAGGCATAGCATCCGCTTTAGGCGGTAAGAGCTGTTTACGATTTTGTAGAAAAGGGGAAAAATCCGTTAACCGGCTTGGGGGGAAGCTATCGTTCCAATATGTCGCGATAGATGCGTTCGTGATCACGGTCGAGCGCAAGCATGGTGCGCAAGGGCTCTTTATTCTTTGCTCGGCGATAGATTTCGACGATTTCTTGGTAATGCGCCTTGATAAAGTTCTGAGCATATACATTATCAGGATTTTTAGCCAGAATGGCGTCGAGCATTTTGATGGCGGTTGCGACATGCTTGCGGGCTTTGTCGTTGTCTTCTTTGATGTAGGAGAGGCCGTAAAAATAATAATCGACCATTTCTCTGAACGGCCGATGCTGATCGCTCA comes from candidate division KSB1 bacterium and encodes:
- a CDS encoding oligosaccharide flippase family protein, which produces MTDIKRQIIKNSLSIYIGKALSLGISFFVFISIANYLGDVNFGKLSTAITYISAFDFLANFGINQIIIRELAANRFKYEKVIASGLIIKLAVTFFAFGLSLFLLIFLNYTPEIVVAIIIISFNLFLSSKLSSTRTIFETVFQARLDMAFPMFFVVLDNILFAAAFYYSRSHFSLSMLQIAIIYTFTNLPGFLAIIYLFFREVKPELAGTWELTLKLFRESVPLAVYLFFSILSTKVDILMLSHLASESEVGIYSAAVRLVYPLMFFSTSFTLSLFPLLAKYYGQNEAKFNSIFFSGVKIVALLAIIISMPLTIKAENIFKTLYIKEYWSGIIPFQILIITLGFSFFNFYFIDLLIAIKQQKALTYLLGAILMINVLLNLLLIPKYSFLGSSMARLVCAVLLFIMLIRVLKHYLKISKILNINIILFTITFSFFQIIIRNLSLSLYFLVCTFLFVSLIFLFRVFKITEAKQLVYLITKEKIKF
- a CDS encoding DegT/DnrJ/EryC1/StrS family aminotransferase, with the protein product MRVDFVDLKAQYKSIKEEIDSAISKVLESAAFAAGPFVKSFEEHFAEQQGVKYCVGVNSGTAALHAAMMVLDVKAGDEVIVPANTFFATPEAVSLAGATPVFVDCDPLFYNLDVDKIEAAISPRTKAIIAVHLYGQPARVDKIKQIAEKHGLFLIEDCAQAHLATLNGQPVGTFGVMGCFSFYPGKNLGAYGEGGAVVTDDEKIYQKLMMFRDHGMATKYKHEIIGHNYRMEGLQGAILDVKLKYLEQWTEIRRKNAELYRHYLKDIEEIELPTEMEGAKHVYHLYVIRTERRDELQKYLADNNIFTGIHYPIPCHLQNAYKNLGYKKGDFPITESYAERLLSLPMSEQLKEEQIAYVAETIKKFWKS
- a CDS encoding glycosyltransferase family 4 protein, producing MKSGRQKILMLLQSDFPPDIRVSKEIKALSKAGYTLFLLCNNNKNLPEKEKIDSAQVLRLPRLNFLPQKAAKLLRMPFFFNPLWIYLILKIIRKERIDVIHVHDLPLAPLAIGVGKLTSLSVVYDMHENYPAAMAIWAKRLSWLERQIKNTIIAQKLNRFAIKHAERIIVVVEEHRDKLIKEGVSPNKLAVVGNTVDVQEFLGLPIDTEIIDRFKSFFTILYIGSFAVDRGLETAILAMKYLKDKIPNVRLLLVGSGKNLEELQQLTKNENLEAWVEFIDWVPFKKVPSFVSAAKVCIIPQPSNSANDSTIPHKLFQYMLLEKPVLVSDAAPLKRIVEECKCGKVFRSDDPKHFSDMIQTLYESSESYGANGKRWVEKKYNWENTSKNLITLYSSIS
- a CDS encoding Gfo/Idh/MocA family oxidoreductase, with protein sequence AGKHVFVEKPFTASSYEAEELIALARSRNRVIMVGHTFEYSPPVLKIKELIDNGALGKIYYISASRVNLGLHQKDVSVIWDLAPHDFSSIFFWLNEEPFRISAMGKAYVQKNIPDVAFINLEFPSGCIANVQVSWLSPSKLRRTTIVGSEKMLVYDDTENFEKVKIYDKGVNYKDPETFGEYQLSYRTGDVISPHLDTYEPLNKEMFHFIECCKKNLRPKTDGENGLRVVRALEAAEKSMRESGTIVELMRP
- a CDS encoding glycosyltransferase family 2 protein, which translates into the protein MNQSIDSSLPLVSIVIPMLNEAGAIERCINSILHQDYPLEKIEIIVVDGLSTDGSREQVQALASKNPNIRLLDNPKKRTPISLNIGARNAKGSVVIILGAHTKIKQDFVRLNIYYMNKLGVKCTGGTQINVGESFFQRAVGLAMGSFFGIPSAPYRFFPKARYVDTVVYAAYKKELFDEIGYFDEELHISEDAEFNWRIRKAGYEIYYTPEIVSYYYPRKTIGKLFKQFFNYGILRVNVIKKHKDAFKLIHIIPPLMLFTFILSLGLSAVMPNMLWPICILSGFYLFYLLGGALYTCASRRAWQYAFILPVIFFIMHISWALGFWVGIFKTYK
- a CDS encoding undecaprenyl-phosphate glucose phosphotransferase, which produces MSKRNETFFLLSIDFIAINLAFFIFVHLRSSAKLFVEKDPLFLFQLAFILYLFWFILFVFNGLYQSWYTKSRLDELIAVFKSVSFGIFVIFLLTFEPQQDLTVKPTLGRMMILSYWFSMLVFVGGGRMALHTVQRKLLEAGYGQRNTLIIGWNPSAWALADKIKKYPALGYRVVGFVNPDKKKEEQGEYNGVPLLGNIKQLAELVEQYRVTETILSLGKTAPKKVIEVIDACEELPVHIKIEPDLYNIVLGQARTQQIYGFPLIEIHPELMPAWEKRAKRLIDILFSLIGIILLSPIMLLFAVLIKLDSPGPVFFKQKRVGKNGRIFVIYKFRSMIKDAERYTGPIWAGKADPRVTRVGRFMRKTRIDEFPQLFNVLLGDMSIVGPRPERPYFVDKLKRKYPLYMRRFKVKPGITGWAQVKGKYDTTLEEAKEKLDYDLYYIDNISLRLDFRIMFYTIFVMLRFKGQ
- the serS gene encoding serine--tRNA ligase, with protein sequence MLDLKFIRENPEIVRKAIRDKRATVDLDAFLALDARRRELIGKVESARAEQNKVTQQISVMKKAGQDASAVIAEMGRLSDEIRVMNDELRRVEAELYELHIRIPNIPHESVPVGTEKDNVVVKQWGELPKLDFKPLPHWEIAEKLGLIDFARASRMSGSFFVSYRGLGAKLERALINFMIDLHVGKHGYTEVFPPFVVKREAMFGTGQLPKLEEDMYRCELDDLFLIPTAEVPVTNLHREEVLEGDELPIKYTAYTPCFRREAGAYGKDTRGLMRIHQFDKVEMVKFVKPETSWDELESLLRDAEEVLQLLELPYRVVTLATGDLSFSAAKCYDIEVYAAGLDRWLEVSSCSNFTDFQARRANIRFRREKGAKPEYVHTLNGSGIALPRTVIAILENYQTDEGRVIVPKVLRPYMGVDLIK
- a CDS encoding metallophosphatase family protein — its product is MNRIIRTIGIISDTHGAVPRAVYDLFKDVDEIIHAGDIDNPEVLEELRNIAPVTAVHGNMDAVSLKTSLPRSLDFEAYGFRFLVDHVDPVKTFDGRPTICIAGHTHQPIVDKSDQVLYINPGSAVRPKAGHKPSVAVLKLSSDGNAEAEILYFEKDE
- the pyrF gene encoding orotidine-5'-phosphate decarboxylase produces the protein MTFLDKLTETVRRQQSLLCIGLDSELSKLPAHLRSVDEPLFAFNKAVIDATAEFAAAFKVNLAFYEAYGLEGWSALKKTFSYLPKHVIRIADAKRGDIGNTARLYAQALFEELDADAVTVNPYMGSDSVDPFLQREEKGVFVLCLTSNAGSADFQRFSDGSRQLYEKVALNVREWNVRGNCGLVVGATHPLELAHVRKLVPDLPLLIPGIGAQGGDVQASVAAVEETSGAPVLFNSSRAILYASSGADFAEAAAQAARQTRDLLNKFRKTNHF
- the pyrE gene encoding orotate phosphoribosyltransferase, whose translation is MRKERALEIFESTGALLTGHFLLSSGLHSPQYFQCAKVLQYPNYAELFCLEIVKNFKGEKIDCVISPAIGGIVVGQECARLLNCRAMFAERENGVMSLRRGFELKHDERVLVVEDVVTTGGSVQEILELVQGAGAEAVGVGFIVDRSNGKRLFDVPAFSVFRMDVVVYQPDNCPLCDEGIPIVKPGSRKQA